The stretch of DNA CGCAACAGAAGTATGCGAACGAATAATAGATGCCTTCCTAGCTCCATATATTAGGATGGATGGTTCAAGGGAACAAAAACACTTTGTTCGTCTTATTATGCAATCTGCTGAATCTGCAAATCCAGGATGGCGAGCACAAGACTTTGCTTTGCGTATGggtaagtaagtaattatgtCACACAACAACACGTCGTCGTGAAGTCACATTTAACATATTATAACTCCACTATTCGCATCCAAACCGTAATGGATTAATAGCTGTAGAATTTGAGCGATTTCAACGTGATAGAAACAGGTTTTAAGGTTTATGTTATTTCCAGGCTCCAACACAACCATACCAGAAAGAAGGAGTATGAACTACAAAAAAATTGTCCAACACCTATTACATAAACATCCCAGAATACTAAAGAAGTTAAATGAACACCATAAAGTCAAAAAGTTAAGAAAATATCGCCGGGATTCACGAGACTACGAAGACTACGATGAAACCAGATCAAAAAAACATTCAAGTCGTCGTTTTAGACAAAGAGCATTTTCAGAAAGTAGCAATGAAGCTGACCGTGATAGTACGGATAGTACATTATATCATGAACATCATATCAATCACGTATCTTCTTATAGAAAAAAAGTTATGCATCAAATCAGAAGACGAAACAGAATGAAGAGACGCAAGCATCGCCGGGAGAGACGCAAGCATCGAAGACATCGGAAACGGAAACAACGAGAAAGACAACTTTCTATGGGAAACCTTAGCACTACTCTTACCACTGCTACTGCTACTACTTCTACTACTGCTACTGCTTCTTCTACTTCTACTACTACTGctgctactactactactactactattgcTGGTAATGCTGCGGCCAAAAAACTTGTTTCCAGCTATAGTCCAGAATATTTGAAACAACTTGCAATAAGCTATTTTAGAAAGAAGCAACAGGCTCAAAACTTTAGGAGATTCAACGTACCATCTACCGAGGAAGAAATGTACGATAATATATCAGTTTACTCAAGTAATTCTACAGAACATAACAatttacttcaaaaaataaGAGAAGATTCAAGTTACAGTGATGAAGAAGAACATTTAAGGAACAATCTGTATGATGCATTGAGGCATGACAACAGAACACTAGTTCAATTTAGAGCGATACACGGTGAGGACACCATGAACGATACTATCCGGGGTATAAGCAGAGAATCTGATAACGAATGGGTATTAAAGAACAACATTTATAAAGTATTCGAGAAAAGAAATCAAGTATACCGAAAATGAGAGTTCTGAAGTTAGTGACTATTATGAtcatgtacaaaataaataaaaccattttattattaaaacgaataacgtaataattacttattaaaataaaaatagtttacgTATATAATAcgtatataaactaaataataatactaact from Spodoptera frugiperda isolate SF20-4 chromosome 11, AGI-APGP_CSIRO_Sfru_2.0, whole genome shotgun sequence encodes:
- the LOC118274559 gene encoding uncharacterized protein LOC118274559 yields the protein MLVLFLSFALLRISVSLSVSLPTEKNGRLKVQLQRSLSHVNEMLADIEGKIDKERRLLSQVDTDLNVKDANYMDYTVTDIWWHGSEIPDEPTLPSFTTAATTKPSVFVKTTKSTVGTHPPNWPFPKEEEGANSTQKESLLMHDLKSSMAVDGLGYGSAFTVKLLEIARKKDFLTTAELFNAFSAGMNKRIDEGKLASMGQDLLGAIKRSLVMLQSDSSGLYNEDAWAMMDMVHLVVKNKNIPIYEQLRQAINLYDSMFTKEEGEELFASLEVFERYPEGGKSATEVCERIIDAFLAPYIRMDGSREQKHFVRLIMQSAESANPGWRAQDFALRMGSNTTIPERRSMNYKKIVQHLLHKHPRILKKLNEHHKVKKLRKYRRDSRDYEDYDETRSKKHSSRRFRQRAFSESSNEADRDSTDSTLYHEHHINHVSSYRKKVMHQIRRRNRMKRRKHRRERRKHRRHRKRKQRERQLSMGNLSTTLTTATATTSTTATASSTSTTTAATTTTTTIAGNAAAKKLVSSYSPEYLKQLAISYFRKKQQAQNFRRFNVPSTEEEMYDNISVYSSNSTEHNNLLQKIREDSSYSDEEEHLRNNLYDALRHDNRTLVQFRAIHGEDTMNDTIRGISRESDNEWVLKNNIYKVFEKRNQVYRK